From a single Eubalaena glacialis isolate mEubGla1 chromosome 15, mEubGla1.1.hap2.+ XY, whole genome shotgun sequence genomic region:
- the LOC133075624 gene encoding peptidyl-prolyl cis-trans isomerase FKBP3, producing MAAVVPQRAWTVEQLRSEQLPKKDIIKFLQDHGSDSFLAEHKLLGNIKNVAKTANKDHLVTAYNHLFESKRFKGTESISKVSEQVKNVKLNEDKPKETKSEETLDEGPPKYTKSVLKKGDKTNFPKKGDIVHCWYTGTLQDGTVFDTNIQTSSKKKKNAKPLSFKVGIGKVIRGWDEALLTMSKGEKARLEIEPEWAYGKKGQPDAKIPPNAKLIFEVELVDID from the coding sequence ATGGCGGCGGTCGTTCCGCAGCGGGCCTGGACCGTGGAGCAGCTGCGCAGCGAGCAGCTCCCTAAGAAGGACATTATCAAGTTTCTGCAGGATCACGGTTCAGATTCGTTTCTTGCAGAACATAAGTTATtaggaaacattaaaaatgtggCCAAGACAGCTAACAAGGACCATTTGGTTACAGCCTATAACCATCTTTTTGAAAGTAAGCGTTTCAAGGGTACTGAAAGTATAAGCAAAGTGTCTGAGCAGGTGAAAAATGTGAAGCTTAAtgaagataaacccaaagaaaccaAGTCTGAAGAGACTCTGGATGAGGGGccaccaaaatatacaaaatctgTTCTTAAAAAAGGAGATAAAACCAACTTTCCCAAAAAGGGAGATATTGTTCACTGCTGGTATACAGGAACACTACAGGATGGGACTGTTTTTGATACTAATATTCAAACGAGTtcgaagaagaagaaaaatgccaAGCCTTTAAGTTTTAAGGTTGGGATAGGCAAAGTTATCAGAGGATGGGATGAAGCACTCTTGACTATGAGTAAAGGAGAAAAGGCTCGACTGGAGATTGAACCAGAATGGGCTTATGGAAAGAAAGGACAGCCTGATGCCAAAATTCCACCAAATGCAAAACTAATTTTTGAAGTGGAATTAGTGGATATTGACTGA